The Elaeis guineensis isolate ETL-2024a chromosome 13, EG11, whole genome shotgun sequence genome includes a region encoding these proteins:
- the LOC105056498 gene encoding germin-like protein 3-1 codes for MRKYSSFPTLFPFLLLSLLFSPSNPDPDLLVDYCVADTSPAGQSLHLNGLPCLDPALARPSHFATSILSMPGNTAANPLGFNVTLTTAAALPGANAQGLSLARVDLAGGGLVPPHAHPRASEVALLLHGDLLVGFVDTSYRFFTQRLRPGDAFVFPRGLVHFLYNLNPVAPAVAVSGLNSQNPGVQMMPLAAFRSDPRIPEVLKKTFKISAQDMHRIQKNLGGLDTGLV; via the coding sequence ATGAGAAAATACTCATCTTTTCCGACCCTTTTCCCCTTCCTTCTGCTATCCCTCCTCTTCTCCCCTTCCAACCCCGACCCCGACCTCCTCGTCGACTACTGCGTTGCCGACACCTCCCCCGCCGGCCAGTCCCTCCACCTCAACGGCCTCCCCTGCCTCGACCCCGCCCTCGCCCGCCCCTCCCACTTCGCCACCTCCATCCTCTCCATGCCCGGCAACACCGCCGCCAACCCCTTAGGCTTCAACGTCACCCTCACGACTGCCGCCGCCCTCCCCGGGGCCAACGCCCAGGGCCTCTCCCTCGCCCGCGTCGACCTCGCCGGCGGCGGCCTCGTGCCCCCCCACGCCCACCCCCGCGCCTCCGAGGTCGCCCTCCTCCTCCATGGCGACCTCCTCGTCGGATTCGTCGACACCTCGTACCGCTTCTTCACCCAGCGGTTGAGGCCGGGGGACGCCTTCGTTTTCCCGAGGGGGCTGGTTCATTTCTTGTACAATTTGAATCCGGTGGCGCCGGCGGTGGCGGTGTCGGGGCTCAACAGCCAGAATCCGGGGGTTCAGATGATGCCGCTGGCGGCGTTCCGGTCGGATCCAAGGATTCCGGAGGTGTTGAAGAAGACCTTCAAAATTTCCGCGCAGGATATGCACAGGATTCAGAAGAATCTTGGGGGGTTAGATACTGGTCTTGTTTGA
- the LOC105056422 gene encoding uncharacterized protein, which yields MVLYRCETLKPCYQDWNHYRPPLIYAAKIIRGRQPSDLKVGNPPLLPSDSLGHFPRGIHCSTPPPPPPPAAMGSPSVIRDFDIFEKVHAILLAASGIPPALHRQLFCKLSSETFDGGEFFSIEPCEGGRKRRLVLSAKFLAKESDVFLIDHAWSFRLPDALKQLREVPGLAERMAALMCVDLDLKSDTEEPKLENEGDDKSGNEGNVWKVLEEEMDRVKERGSDAPAWLELEEMGIDDETLQSLDLSTKFPNLVALNLWGNKLQDVETVLQEVTKCRKLKALWLNENPVLQSGGDAITKAIIDGIPGLEIYNSCFTINSGEWALGFCGGIFGADNPDCSSNTNGSLEGIAALDLSDRSIHYLPKAFSPVSMPSLSHLNLQGNPLDQISAGDLFGILSAFTCLQDLEVDIPGPLGNSAVKILEYLPNLFSLNGVSASRIIEDGKHVIYSALQPRLPEWKPTEPLADRVIGAMWLYLMTYRLADEEKIDETSVWYVMDELGSALQHSDEANFRVAPFLFMPEGKLESAVSFSVLWPTRDVHYGEECTRDFLLGIGEDKQRSARLTAWFHTPENYFMREFKKYCQQLESREFLVSVMEALTTRSIRPSDGRARLVYTDIPQVEEFLTRPEFILTTDPKDADIIWTSMQIDPEVRKALGLSDNQYINQFPFEACLVMKHHLAETIYKAQGSPEWLQPTYNLEIQLSQLIGDYYARKQDGRDNLWILKPWNMARTIDTTVTGDLSAIIRLMETGPKICQKYIERPALFKGKKFDLRYIVLVCSMNPVEIFLAEVFWVRLANNPYTLDKDSLFEYETHFTVMNYRGRLNHMNTPDFVREFEEEHQVKWLDIHRRIQNMIRSIFDSAAAVHPEMHSPFSRAMYGVDVMLDHQYMPKILEVTYCPDCTRACKYDTEAIVGSGGVIRGRDFFNFVFGCLFLNESTHVTKL from the exons ATGGTATTATACCGTTGTGAAACACTGAAACCTTGCTACCAGGACTGGAATCACTACCGTCCACCGCTGATCTACGCAGCCAAAATTATCAGAGGTCGACAGCCGTCCGATCTCAAGGTGGGAAACCCGCCTCTTCTTCCCTCCGATTCCCTTGGCCACTTTCCTCGCGGAATCCACTGCTCTACGCCGCCGCCTCCTCCGCCGCCCGCAGCCATGGGTTCGCCTTCCGTGATCCGAGACTTCGACATCTTCGAAAAGGTCCACGCCATCCTCCTTGCGGCCTCCGGCATCCCGCCGGCGCTCCATCGGCAGCTCTTCTGCAAACTCTCCTCCGAGACCTTCGACGGCGGCGAATTCTTCTCCATCGAGCCATGTGAGGGTGGCCGCAAGCGCCGTCTCGTCCTCTCCGCCAAGTTCCTAGCGAAGGAGTCCGACGTATTCCTCATCGACCACGCCTGGTCCTTTCGCCTCCCCGACGCCCTCAAGCAG CTGAGGGAAGTTCCGGGCTTAGCCGAGAGGATGGCAGCATTGATGTGCGTGGACCTTGATTTGAAGTCGGATACTGAAGAGCCGAAGCTCGAAAACGAGGGGGATGATAAGAGTGGAAACGAGGGAAATGTGTGGAAAGTCTTGGAGGAGGAGATGGACAGAGTGAAGGAGAGAGGGAGTGATGCTCCGGCCTGGTTGGAGCTGGAGGAGATGGGGATCGATGATGAGACGCTGCAGTCTCTGGATTTGTCTACCAAATTTCCG AATCTGGTTGCCTTGAATCTCTGGGGAAACAAGCTTCAGGATGTAGAAACTGTTTTGCAGGAAGTTACGAAATGTAGAAAATTAAAAGCACTTTGGTTAAATGAAAACCCAGTTCTACAGAGTGG GGGTGATGCTATTACAAAGGCAATTATTGACGGTATCCCAGGGCTGGAAATATATAACTCGTGTTTCACTATTAATTCTGGTGAGTGGGCATTAGGTTTTTGTGGAGGTATTTTTGGGGCAGATAATCCTGATTGCTCCTCAAATACCAATGGATCATTAGAGGGCATTGCCGCACTCGATCTTTCAGATAGAAGTATCCACTACCTGCCTAAG gcATTTTCTCCTGTTTCAATGCCATCTCTTTCACATTTGAATCTTCAAGGAAATCCATTAGACCAAATTTCTGCTGGTGATCTATTTGGCATATTGAGCGCCTTTACTTGTTTGCAAGACTTGGAG GTAGATATTCCTGGCCCTCTTGGAAACAGTGCAGTAAAGATTCTTGAATATCTTCCTAACCTCTTTTCGTTGAATGGGGTCAGTGCATCAAGAATAATTGAAGATGGTAAACATGTTATTTATTCAGCACTTCAACCACGTCTACCAGAATGGAAACCTACAGAACCTCTTGCTGATAGGGTTATTGGTGCTATGTGGTTATATTTGATGACTTATAGGCTAGCTGATGAGGAAAAGATTGATGAAACATCTGTTTG GTATGTAATGGATGAGTTGGGCTCAGCTTTGCAGCATAGTGATGAAGCAAACTTCAGAGTAGCTCCCTTTCTGTTCATGCCAGAAGGGAAATTGGAGTCTGCTGTGAG CTTTTCAGTTTTATGGCCCACTCGGGATGTTCATTATGGGGAAGAATGTACTCGtgacttcttattgggaattggAGAGGACAAACAACGTTCTGCTAGGCTTACAGCTTGGTTCCATACTCCAGAAAATTATTTCATGCGG GAATTCAAAAAATATTGTCAACAGCTTGAATCAAGAGAATTTCTCGTGTCTGTCATGGAGGCCCTCACTACCAGAAGTATACGACCAAGTGATGGACGTGCTCGCCTGGTTTATACGGATATACCACAAGTTGAAGAATTTTTAACACGCCCTGAATTCATTCTCA CAACTGATCCAAAGGATGCTGATATCATCTGGACAAGTATGCAAATAGATCCAGAAGTTAGGAAGGCTCTTGGACTATCAGACAACCAGTATATTAACCAGTTCCCTTTTGAAGCTTGCCTTGTCATGAAGCACCATTTGGCTGAGACCATTTATAAG GCACAGGGCTCTCCTGAATGGCTTCAGCCTACTTATAACCTAGAAATACAATTGTCTCAACTCATTGGAGATTATTATGCACGGAAACAAGATGGCCGTGACAATTTATGGATTTTAAAACCATGGAATATGGCAAGGACAATTGATACAACAGTTACTGGTGACTTATCTGCCATAATCCGACTAATGGAGACTGGTCCTAAGATATGCCAAAAGTATATTGAGCGCCCTGCATTGTTCAAGGGGAAGAAGTTTGATCTTCGTTACATCGTCTTGGTTTGCAGCATGAATCCTGTGGAGATATTTCTCGCTGAGGTCTTTTGG GTTAGGTTAGCAAACAACCCGTACACATTGGATAAGGACAGCCTTTTCGAATATGAAACTCATTTCACCGTTATG aattATAGAGGAAGACTGAATCACATGAACACACCAGATTTTGTGAGGGAGTTTGAAGAGGAGCATCAAG TGAAGTGGCTGGATATCCATCGAAGAATCCAAAATATGATCCGGTCTATCTTTGACTCAGCCGCAGCAGTGCATCCTGAGATGCACAGCCCATTTTCTCGGGCCATGTATGGGGTGGATGTTATGCTCGATCATCAGTATATGCCAAAGATTTTGGAG GTGACATATTGTCCGGACTGCACTAGAGCATGCAAGTATGATACTGAAGCAATTGTAGGAAGCGGTGGTGTTATCAGAGGTCGTGATTTCTTCAACTTTGTGTTTGGCTGTCTTTTCCTTAATGAGTCAACACATGTTACAAAACTGTAA